Part of the Thermomicrobiales bacterium genome is shown below.
CACCGATATGACCACCGCCCCGCCGGCAGCCCGCAGCACAAAACCTCCGGCGATCGCAAACGCGTCGACGATGACGAGCTGTTTCAGTACCAAACTGTAGGTGATCATCAGCACGATGTAGCCAGCGACAATTAGCCCGAATTTTGGCGCAAGGAGGAACGCAAGCGGAAGCGCTAGCGCCAGCGCAGCAGCCGCGATGAAGCGTGCAACCAATGGAGAAACAGCACCAGAGGCGATGGGTCGGTTGCGCTTTGTGGGATGCAAGCGGTCCGATTCGACGTCGCGAAGATCGTTGATGACATACGTAGCGGAGCTGGCAAGACAGAATGCGATGAACGCGCCCAGCGACATGGCAAAGCGATGGCCATCGAGGAGCCGATGGTCAAAGACCAGTGCTGCGAAGACGATCGCATTCTTGGTCCATTGGCGGGGTCGAAGCAGCCTGAACAATGCAGCCAGAGACGGGCTCGATTCCACCGAGCCCGTCTCGTCCGGTTGACGCGTTTCGCTCGTTGTCGATTGATGCGAGGTATCTAGTTCGGCGCTATCCCACCGACGTGATACTCGTTGCTGGGGCTCCAGAGCAACCATCCGTTTCCACCGAAGTCGTCCGCTGCCTGAATCTGCGCGGCAACTTCAGCATCTCCGTACTCGATCCCCTCGCCATACGAGAAGTCCTGGAGCCACGGTCGCAACTTATAGGCTGCGTCAGGCACCTTCGCGGCACCGTTGACCAAACTGCTGTAGATGACGTCATAGGGATGGTTGTTCGGTATATCCAGCCCCAAGTCGCCAGGGTAGAAGTGCGACGGGTAGATCATCGGGCACACAATATCGACCAATGGTGCGATGGCCGCAAAGTTCTGTCCGATGCCGCCGTCTCCGTCATCCCACATCGTCAGGCCAAAGATGTCGACGGCGAGAAGGGATCCGGTCGGCTCAAGCGCCTGGTGCATCTGGCCGAGAAAGCCAGTGATCGCATCGAGGCGAGTTTCATCCGCGTATTGTGCGCCGTAGTCGGCATCCTCCAGTAGTCCGTCTGATGGGAACCGAATGTAGTCAAGCTGAATCTCGTCAAAACCGAGGTTCGCCGCCTCGACTGCGAGATCGATGTTGTACTGCCAAACCTCGCGCTCATGGGCATTGACCCAGGCAAGCCCGTTCCACGTCGTCCACAGGCCACCCGTTGTCACGTCATGAATCGCCAGGTCCGGTCGCGCCTCGGCAAGCAATGGATCCTCGAAGCAGACGATGCGAGCGATGGTGTAGATCCCGCGATCCTTCATCTCTTTCAGGCGCTGGCTGACATCGAACTTCGGGTTCTTGGCCCCGATCGTCGCGACCATCGGAACCTGCGTGTCGTAAAAGACCTGGCCAGTCGA
Proteins encoded:
- a CDS encoding UbiA family prenyltransferase, producing MESSPSLAALFRLLRPRQWTKNAIVFAALVFDHRLLDGHRFAMSLGAFIAFCLASSATYVINDLRDVESDRLHPTKRNRPIASGAVSPLVARFIAAAALALALPLAFLLAPKFGLIVAGYIVLMITYSLVLKQLVIVDAFAIAGGFVLRAAGGAVVISVPISPWLYVCIVLLALFIAFGKRRHELLLLEENAGSHRRNLDDYSP